The segment CCTATGTATACAGTCACATGGTCCTTCTGACTCGATAATTTCTTCAAAGGGATTATGAGAGAAGATTTGTTATTGCATCTCTGAAGAGCAGTTAGGAAGGCAATTAGAAAGAGACAGGCCACCATGGTTCCTGTCACTATTTCCAGAGCCAAAAGCCAGGCAGGTTTTGATGCCCTCTGGTGCTGCTTGGATACATCTTCAGCAGGCTGGTGCTTGGGGCTTCTTGTTTGATGGGTTCTGGCATGTGGAGCATGATCTGTACAAGGAATTAATCAGTCAGTATAATCACCATAATTTATTACTGTCCAAAGGCACACCTGTTACTACGAAGTTCAGTTGGATGATAGGTTGGTAAATCATATTACACGGCAAAAGCAATACCCTCTCCATCCCAATTTAAGCCTTATGTAAGAAATGACAGTTACTAAGGAGAGCATATGAGCTCATGCATTTAGGTTAGGTCTTCAAGATCTCCcctcgattttatttttttaaaaaaagaatagaattgTGGAAGATGGGGCCTTTGAGAGGGgcaatattgttaaaaaaaatctcttaaagaTTCGAATGTCACACACCAAGCTCATTTTGGAGCAGACTGAAAGAGGACTGCAAGACACCAAACTCATCCCAATTTTAGCATGGCAAGGTATCTATCATTAACAATTCACATTGAAACAGACAACCACATGCTCATACTTTGCATATCCATGGGGATTGCTCTTCATTTCAAGACATTATTGTCCATAGACATGTTGACAACAATACAACAGTCCACAAATACAGCAACGGAAGCCTGAAGGCTGAAAGATTAACCATGTCACACGTACCACAAAGAGAAGAAGAACGCTGTCTTGGATCTTTGTTCTGAAGGCAGTTCCCTTGGAAGCTCGTGCTGCATAGCATATGTTGTGCATAATGTAAGTTTATGTGACATCCAAATGCCAGTAGGAGAAAGGCTAAGAGTGTACCTTGGAAGATACCCCAAGCACTTGGGAATGCTCCCAGTAAAGAAATTGTATGAGAAATCAGCCACTTTTAATCCAGATGCTCGACACAGGCCAGTTAAGTTTGTGTTTGAAGCATAGCTGAAGCAGGAGTGAATTATATAATTGTACccaaaaaaaggagagaataaTTCAAGTAAAAGATTTAAAGAATCAAAACTGAGTTTCAACTGATCAAAGATGAGTTTACGTCCCATCCTAGTGACTGTTCTCAACTTATACAATCACAAGCATTCTAGCACAACCTACTTAAGTAAGAATAGTATTGTTCATTCTACCCGTTAATTTGCAAAATGCACCAAAAACTGATGTGCATTCAGAATTGTACTTACATTCCATACACACTAGACGTGAAATCTGAGCCACTGCTAGCAGGAACAGATCCTTGAAGCCTATTCCTATCCAACCAAAGTTCTTGAAGGTACCTCAAATTGCCAAGTTCAGGAGGCAAGCTTCCTGTTAACCCATTGGACTGAAGGTTTCTATCACAACATAAAATGAGAAAGTAAGAGAGAACTCAATATTGCCAACCATTACAGTCCAATCGTTAAAACCCAATAACAAGATTCTTTTACATTTTCCTGACACTGGTTAGATTTGCAATCTCTGGAGGAATAGGACCCGTCAATTGATTTGCTCCCAAATCCAAGACCTGGAGGGATTTCAACATTCCCAATTCTTTTGGTATAACCCCAATCAGATTATTACCGTGCAAGACTCTACAAAATATCAAACAAGCAccaaaagagaaagaagccTTAAATACAAtgcataaaataaactaaaagcaTTTATTTCAGTATGATGAAAAAAGATGAAgacgaagaagaaagaaacatacaGTTGTTGCAAAAATTTGATCCGACCCAATTCTGGGGCAAGAAATCCCCTTAAAGAGTACCCAGTTATGTTTCTGCAAAACCAGAAGTCCAACAGAAAAATGGTAAAACTTCATTCAACGATAAAAGGCACCTACACATATACCACACATCAGGATCTAACTTCAGAAGAAACTATAACGCATCTAACcctgaaccaaaaaaataaaaattgatggatCATATCTTACATCTTTACAACATGGTCTCGAGCAGAAGAGCAGGAAATGCCAGACCAACCACAAGGATCTGCATCTAAGGCATTCCAATTGGACAAAACCATATGTGGGTCTTCGTATATAGCTTCCTTGAATGTTGTAAGTGCCCAAACTGCCCAGAAGTCGATAGATTCCATTTAGTGAAAAGTACTAGACTATAGGATTACCGAAAACCAAAATTTACGCACAGTACATTAATTTCAGATCACATAACTTCCAATGCCACTGATGGTATTAAGTCACAAAGTAAATGTAGAAAGGATAGCAGAAAGAGGCCAAGTTTGAGACTTGAAGTTTTCGCATTGATTGCATAATAACTAACACCACTCAATTCAGCCATGTGAAACTAGCTAGCTCAACTCTTGGAACCATAATAATTCAagtttatattctttttatcaGCAAAAACAATGCATTTATAAAAAGAAGTAAAGTGATAAATGCATACCTTCTTCTCTGACAAAGGAGTCACAGGTTACGACAAGAActagagaaacaaaagaaagaagctgAAGGGAAGCATATGATCTCATTTGTACTCTGCAAGAAATCTCTACTCCTCTCTctttgttggaagaaaaaaccaaagacCCAGAAGAACTCATGAACCCAGTGACCAAGaaagagcaaaaaaagaaaaaaagaaaaagaaaaggaagcaagTTGATTGGAGatgtgagtttttttattaagaaactacaaaagagaagaaagttaAAGTCTTTGACACAGCAATGCACTACTAAAATACAGTGAAAGCTTTGTTTAAGGAAACAACTCCTACAACTAGCACTCAGTTTAATAAGATTTGGAAACTGGCCATGATAGCAAAATTACTTCAGCTATGAATGTTTAAAGTTGGACAGAGGAGGCGgacaaaaaagatgaagatagaAACTTAGATTGAAAGAGAGGTTATGGTTATATTtggtaaatattaattttttaaaatttatttttgatataattataattaaaacaataaaaaaaattaatttagaattaaaaaaaaacttaaattttttgaaaaacataaatcaaatagAACTTTTTATCCTGTTAACTGcagataaattaaaagaaaccaagagaaagttttgattttttttttttatataaagagaaTGAAAGTTGTTttgtctttaaaattaaaattaaatggcGGTCTTTTATTctgtaattttttatgtgtaCTCTCACGGCACTTTGTGATCTAAATTCCCGGTTGCTGGATAAAAATCCAACGGTTCATAATCAAGAAGCGGTAGGTAATGACGGAGgggatttaaatttaaattttcttaatttatgaaCTGAGCTGCGGGCcccattttataaaaaatgttagTGGAAGTTCTGATGCCATTAGTGTTAATAATTGCATTAGCCGGGTGATTTGTGGAAATGAATATGATTTCTCGTTCGTCAGATGATAAATTGAAGCTTTGGAGAGTTTATTGATGTGTTTACCTGGAGTTGCTTAAGACCATGGACTGTTACTGATCAACGGCCCTGATGAAGTGAGAACTTGAGAATTTTAGGACTGTTTAGCCTTTTCCATTtccattttccttttctattttcaatgaaaaactgaaaagggtgttcatttattgaaaattaaatacattatgTATCATAAAACGGTAATCATGAAGTAATCAGTAGTATTatattagttttcttttctgggtctatttaaaaaaacaattaaaaaaaatgaaactcgtgaccataaaaaatgataaaaatatctttatttagaattatatttttttaaaaaatgaattcaaaaattaattaataaaataccatTAATTACCTAATTATTCTATTATCgtcgtaaaattaattaacaactcTTTAACTATTGTTTTATGATGTTGTGGCTACAACGTGTTCTCGAAAAAACAGAATTATTGCCATTATGTTTCAAAGGGAAAATTGTTTAGATTCTAAAAACCAACTTGCGGATCACtcgattattatatataaaaagcaacTTGCGTGTTTTTTCAATGTTCCTTGGTACGCTGGATTTACATTTTTTATCTGTCGCTTTTGAATCCTGGTTCAAGAATCCCACCTGCTATTATTAAGTATTATTCTCAaagttatgagtttttttttcaaggttttattgttaaatttttcatatattattatagATGGATTgtgtaaaattttatattttttcaatttgattcttaatttttttttgacgatTTAATCATAACGGAAtatcaattgattttaatttcttatgaaaATATGGGACCGAAATGAAAAAGATATCAAACATGGGTGACAGCTATAAGTTTTGTAAAAAGTGCACTGTGatccttgaatttaaaaatcacGTATATTATACAATTTCagtacctcaatattttttcaattaaattttgaaataaaagtttatttttgatattttttagtttttagatgaaagaggagagagagaggttgtCGGATCCTGatggtagaaaaaaaaagtatcgtTGACATGATTTAGACcaccaaaataaacaatatttatgTCAAATGGTTCAATTTGATGAGAGAGGTTCATATTAGAAGTTTTTTTGCCTTTAAAGTTTATGAAAAATAGATATGAGCTCaggtttattttggtttttggaggtgattttttgggttttctaggTTGTAAATAGGTTTGTCACGGTTCCTACGATGTGTTTATAGatgttttggttaaaaaatgagttaaaaaacataagctttaattttttagctATCACAATGGCTAGAATatgagcaaataaaaaataattaagggcTCAATCGCACAAGCCTGCTAGGGTAGCCTAgccctaataaaaaaaaataaattaatgattatttttatggttttttttctaatttttttaatttatatttaaattattactcattctctctttcattttgtttctagaatctcttttaaatgataattattttttagttatacatttgaatttaaaaagtttttatgattcatctatatatttttttatcttttgtatggatgagttttatttttaaaaataaaaaaattatttttttagataatatttctaaaatgtgcagttttacatgatttttttcctttttttattcgattgatttaatttatctctatttctattattggttgcttaaattaaaaaattattttaataaatgaatttaACAAACATAATAGGTAAACATTtcatttttcaagattaaatatgTTGATCTATAGTTGTCTTTCGattattcaagttttatttttagatattgttaatgatttttaatcaatttatttgtATACATAgttctcaatttaattaattacatgtatatataatttttttttatttgatcttagattttttaaattacaaaaatacattaaaaaatttgcatatataacttttttttataaaaaataaaaatatctggCTCACGACGAAAAACGAGTTACATAACTAGTTATTATGTAAACAATGTTACATATTTgctccaagtttttttttctttacatcagtTTCCTCTggagaaaagtaatttttaaagatttttgatATGAGCAAaacatatcataaaataaatgttgTGATGAAAACCATTCTAATTAATAAAGACCACCGAGGAGCAGCTTCTTAATTTTGCTAACAAGCCAGAGATACTATTAGAAATCAatataaacattattttctGCCCATAAAATTAGAACCCATCGATCATGATAATTATGTGCAAGTTCTTGGAAGAATATtgtttcaaataatattgagTAATTTCAAAATGGAATAACAAACATTAAATAGTTTGCACAtttcattttatcatttaatatttaaggtTAATTTCTTTCAGGAATAGTTTTGACTTTTGAGGGaggaaaatgttattttattttgggtgtTGTTGGAAAACAGAGAAGTTTGAACATAAACTATATTAGACCAAAGTCAGCTTTTTAAGCATACGCATTCCATATTAGAACCACGAGGGCCCATATCCGGTGTTTGCGCCAATAATCACGTTTATTAACTTGATTATTTGCTAGATTTGATAGTTTGACGATACTAATTCCATATCTTCTCGTGAAAATGTCAGGTAGTTGCATGCGGTGGCAGTCAAACcatgtttttgatatatttaaaattattttattatgtttttaaattgttttgatatttaaatgtaaaaaatagattttaaaaaacaaataaaaaatatttaaatatatttttaaataaaaaatattttaaaaaataaattattaccgTACTATCTTAAGAtagatgattaaataaaaactatttaaaaaaaaaaattaaggtgttCATTGAAAGGTTTTAGatagatttatattttgaacTTTAAATTAGGatagttttttctctctttttgaaacctttttctttgaattcGAATGCAAATACCGGTATAGatatattaacatttttttattacttgttTTCGCAGCTCAAtaatctaatttctttttttttctcgtagtaataataataataattaattattattcttattatgtGGAAAGGGATAGATTAAACAAGAATTGCGACCTTAAAGAACGTATCCCTAATACTTTTCTAGATAAAATGTCTCGATCTCCAGCAGGGGGAGGAGATTGATAATTGCCACATCAACTCCTTTTGCCACTTCTTAGTTAAGAAGCCGAGTAATTGTATATGGGAACCAATTAGTTAGTAAAATTATCAAACATTatctcaacaaataaaaatgtaccattcaaaaaattaaaaaaattaaaatcatgtgTGCTAAAATAAATGACAATGCATGGACAAAAGCCACCGTTTAATtaggaaaaaagaattgaaaattaataCTCCCAATTCCCACATTCTACAGTTGTTCTCCATGAACAGAAGAGTTGATTTATTCCTTTCCAATCATATTACAATATATGAACTGCCTTCCAGGTTGTGTAagtgaaaaacaattaataaagcGCAAATCATTGAAGGGGCAAGTTATTAAATAGGACCATATAGaattatgtaatatatataataatcgaGTATATATTTTCTTGCTGACCTTTATGTTTTGGCATGAGCATGAGCCTTTCCTTTCCTCgttcctctcctctctctctctctctctctctccctcgctatttgtttttgtatatatttgtcCGGTGACAGAAAGACATGAATATTGTTTAAGCATGAAGGTTCCGCACTGGCAGGACTTCCAAGCAAGATACACAACGAAGTcttttgagtattttttaagGGAGGAGGCCGAGGCAAGGCAAACGAGCCCCATGATTTTCAATTACGACTGTGATCAGATGGGCTCAGTCCCATTTGAGCTTGAATATGTGTCCAAAAGGAATAGTTAGTTAGCCAATGATATTTGGACACATAATAATCTCATATGCAAGGCCTAAGTTGCCCGTGAATTTTGACCTCTTACGGCTCATGGGTGGATTTTACCCTAAGGAGATGGTTTTGTGTTGCGTTTTTGAAAAGGCCACGTCCATAGAGGCATGCATTGCCGGGAAGGGGTCCCTAACCTCTGTCCTCGTCTCCCTTGTTGCCATGAATTCATGAACACTGCCCACTTGCGTTTCCTTCACAAGGACCCCTCGTGTCTTTTTCACCAGTGCAACTTGTTTTAAAGTTGATAGAGacctcttcttttatttattttagggttttcaCATTGAATTATAGTTTCTTCCTAATTAACTCCTTCACCTCTTCTCCTTCCTGCTTCAACAACGCACGCATGTgcacaaataaataacatatgACGAAGCACAGAAGCATATCTGAGCATATGAACACTTGTTCGctccaaataaattaattaagaatcgATTATTGGGTGCAAATTATCACAAACTCAAAACATAGTGATAGAGAAGTGTTGCATGAAACCTCGTTTGTTAGTGAAGTTTGcattgtacttaatttttattaactatTCTTTTGCCTTAATTTTGAGTGGGATTAGATAAGTTGTCCCTTCAGTCATAATCAAAGCATGGATTAAAAAGCAAGACTTTTCAATGTTTGGTATAGTTTGGATCTAGACTAAGGTAAGAGTTAAAACTGTAATACTTTTCTTttacataataatatttatgataatagTTTGAACAATagtagaaaattgaaaaaacaacaacgAAAACACTATTGTTGACATAAATcccatcaatatatattttttaaaggaattAAAACCCGAAGGTCATCTCCTCCCCATTTGAAGTTATTCCCATGATAAATGCTGGGTTGCTATTTTTCTATGATACAATTTTGATCACAAATATGCCATGATGGAATCCTGAGCTTGTTTGGTGGGGATGGAGGAGGGTGTTGGTGTTATGTAAATTGAGTAATCAATGTACAGACATGTTATCTTTTGGAAGTAGACTTCATGTCTTGTTGACCTTTGCATTACTTTCCAAGCTCATGATTATGTAGTTGTTATATTGTCTTTGATTATTAGCGTTGGGTAGCTCCCGTGTTGAGTTGAAAGTAAACTTTAATTAATGGTGTTGTCTTGCTTCCTACTTATGCCTTTTGAGTGTTAAAGTTTTATCTTAGTAACGTTCGTTCATGGGGATGATCATTTGCCAGAAGATTTGAGTATATATGTTGTTAAGTGGTATTGCTAAGGTTTTTGGTCTCTAGCTACTTGGATCCTTTATTAGTTAATTATGCTTGGCAGAAGGCAGATTGTATAGGGTTTTAGGTGGACAAGGATTGTTGTtataaatcctaattgcttGGATTTCAAAGCTGGAATTATGGTTGTGTCTGGAAATGGAATCTTGATTGAAGATTAAGCTTTGCTTGGTCCTTGTGATGTAGTTACCAATTGATGAAATGTACACTAATTAGTCAagatggtttaatttttttggcatttttttgttcttttattttggtcttGTCCTTAATTTCTTCTCACCGTTTGAttgtaaaaaacttaaaaccaGACTTCtggttttcttattttcaaGATAGAGAGATATGTCCTCTTTCTAGAAAATTAGTGGATGCCCAAActgatcattatatatatatatatatatatatatatatatatatatatatatatatatatatataatttaaggaAACACTTTATCATAAACATGTGAAGTGGAATtgtaataaataattgaatttgtgttatagtatattataatttttgaattttgtttattGTATTCTTTTAGAACATGAGAGCAAACTCCTACAAGAAAATAAGATTTATTGGGCTAAACTAAATATAGCTATGAAtgcatattttcttttctcattgagACTTTTtggtttagaatttatattttttcatcttcttcaacacctctatatatattttatattgttgatttgacttgatttgaTTGTACGTAGCTGCTGaagttttaatgtattatttatatatttttttgtttttaaaatgtttgtaTATAAAATTCTATCTATCTTATATGAATTTACTATTTAAatcttcaaattttaaaaacttgtagGTTTGCCTAATCTATTTAGCattatttattatgaaatttgtataaattagtttttaaaaatgtcCTTTTGCTTTGGCTATGAGTTTATTACGAGTAAGTAGTTGTTAGCTCAGGGatcacataacaaaaataaaaataaaattgaaatctcagacaaaaagataattatatcaGTGTTTCTATTTGGATTTCTATCAAAATTTTCATATGGAATTTTTGTAAAACTTATAGAATTTATAGCAACATAACAGCCAACAAAAAATGTTGATGGAAAAATAAATGGTAATGAAATTGCCAATGGAATAGAAAACCCAATGAGATATTACTCAGTAGTAGTATTTCATTTCCTGTTATGTCAGCATTAATCAAGGCCGACAGGGACTTCATCATTTACTGATAGaaaatctgtcggtaattttcaattttctagtaaTGTAATGGttaaaatttagttatttttaaggaCAATGATTTATTTACTTATAGTTTTTCTAGTATTTAAAGGGTTGCTAGTGCCAGTAAAAAACAACtctgataattttattaaaaaatgtttttttttcttttgtttagtcTGCATAACCAACCTCTGGTATATATGTGAGCTATTTTAAAccaatttttatatttccttCCTACATCAGAAACGAtctaataatattaatcttCATATATAGCTGCTATTTATGTGAAAGGCAATGACTAGCCTTGATGGGTTTGCTAATGGCTACCTTTACCAAACTTATTCcctaaaatgaaatttaaacctAACACTGGCTCTTGAAAACTCCACAAGTCGTTTGGCATCAACATCATCCCATCAGTCCCCCAGAAAAGGAAAATCACTCCATCAAGCAAAATGCAATTAAGTGATGATTTAGTATCTGTTAACGCAATGGCGATGTCATTAatccccccctttttttccttttttttttaccatgcgTGCGggagaagaaatattaaatctttGAAGTTCATCATTTGAAAACCTGTCTCTAGAATCCATTTGTTTGAATACAAATTATGTAACTCTAATTAAACGGTCATGACATTACTCGATCTTCTTCTCTGTACgtgtttaatgatttttcttcatGGAATCAAAACTGCAACCTCTTAACATTAGTATCTAGCTCTCGCAATTCTGTGAATACATGAGGTTAATGACTAATAGGCATGGCCTAAATTTTCCAGTCTCACAAGCCATGCAGTGATGCAGTCTATAGCAGAAATCCCTTCTTTCACTGTTGGATCCTATAATTTAAAGGCACCCTATTCTGAGGGAGAGGAGAGCTGCCGGTTCAACAGTAAGAACTAAAACATCTTCAGTTAAAGTGGGATGTGGTTAATATACGGATATTGTGCTTTTGTCCAAAGTATGGCAGCTTATTTTGGCATGGACAATTTGATCTCCCCTTTCTGTGTCTTAAAAGAAAGTAGAGACTAGACAAATTTGTTAACTGGGCCAGGCTCCAGCTGCtactaaatcaacaacaaaatcatAGCCTTAGATATGTAATTCAGACATGTTGTGAACTCCTTTACTTTTGGGACCAAACAATCTCATTGCTCATTAGTGTTCTTACCAGTGCGTTCCGTTGAATGGGCaagtacctttttttttttttaattataatgaatGGATGCATActcaatgatttattttttattattttatataatagatATATTTCTGGACACGATTTATGaataaataactattttaaaaagcaaaatcacaagaaaaaactGATCAACTTGAAGTCCTCAACTGATTGCATACTTATACGTGGGTTGAGAAATGTAAATGATAGgattcaaatatttgttttttttttctcaaattgacTCCTTATCGCTTGATTATTACCGGTTAAACTACTAGCTTACTAGCATATTTCAGTTTTCTGTGACTGAGTTCATCTCCTGCATGCGGAGTTCGTATTAGAACAACAATATTTAGCTTGTTTGTGCAGAAAATTTCCAGCTCCTTGTCACTGGATTGGCATGCATAGGTACATCTATATATGAAACACAAATTAATTGCTATCCCCCACATCCAAACTCTTTTGATATATGTCAGCTAGCGAATGCAGTGACAGAGCTCATGAATTTGGGGACAGTGAGATGATAAGCCACCCACGTTTCTACGGGTCCCAAATCCTGTATCGGTAGGCTTATTTAATGCTCTTGCAGGCAATCATAAAGAGGGTCCAAAGGTTTAGTTTATAATGAGCATCAATCATCAACATAGCTGCTTGAGTGCAGGATAGAAGAGACGAGTACCCCCGAGCAAAGAGGGTGAGATGAAAAACAAGACGGAGAACATAATGAATATCTTTATTAGGCTGATGAgtgataaaacaaaatataatgtagaaatgttttttttttactttcgaTATATATTACTATCTTGCAATATTTAGAacaataaattgaaattattattttcagtttagtttATAAtgagcattaattttttttaattaactttaaatgataatttcttCACTCATCAAaagtatgttaaaaaaatttgtagtgtttcatttctaaaaagataatatatatataattaaattatgatttactcaatttttaaatcatttatccaagtatatttaataataaaataaacaattaaaccaatcatatatcaaataaaatatttacaccaACACAAAGTCAAAATCTCATATGGTGAAAAATGCAAGATAATAACTTCATAACAAATGCATGTTTTTAGCTATCAGTCAATCCTTAGCTCTTCATCGTTAAatctaatttctttaaaaacatgaCCAATTTTCATATCTCTATATTATGTATATgtcaattattaaattatttttctaataataatatgcattttatttcatgatcctagaaaattcaaaaaaaatatttattttattttataataaaatcactCTTTGGTTAACTATTTTGagcaatttatttttccatattaatttaataaaatgaaaaaaccaaaattttaatacaattatatttttaaaaattaaaatactgatacatatatacgaaaatagtaaaataaaaaagattgaaactaTGAAATATTTAAAGGATATTTATGGAAAAAACTTACTTGTTTCTGTCTTTGTCTCTCTCGTCTCTCATTTATAGATCGACCAAAAATTGGCTAAAATTGTCCTTGtaattgatacaaaaaaaaaaacttttgttttctctgtttttacaattaaacatttttttaaaattttaattatccaTGTCTTTTTATTTCCGAG is part of the Populus nigra chromosome 8, ddPopNigr1.1, whole genome shotgun sequence genome and harbors:
- the LOC133702245 gene encoding probable LRR receptor-like serine/threonine-protein kinase At1g63430 — translated: MSSSGSLVFSSNKERGVEISCRVQMRSYASLQLLSFVSLVLVVTCDSFVREEVWALTTFKEAIYEDPHMVLSNWNALDADPCGWSGISCSSARDHVVKINITGYSLRGFLAPELGRIKFLQQLVLHGNNLIGVIPKELGMLKSLQVLDLGANQLTGPIPPEIANLTSVRKINLQSNGLTGSLPPELGNLRYLQELWLDRNRLQGSVPASSGSDFTSSVYGIYASNTNLTGLCRASGLKVADFSYNFFTGSIPKCLGYLPSTSFQGNCLQNKDPRQRSSSLCDHAPHARTHQTRSPKHQPAEDVSKQHQRASKPAWLLALEIVTGTMVACLFLIAFLTALQRCNNKSSLIIPLKKLSSQKDHVTVYIDSEMLKDVVRFSRQELEVACEDFSNIIGSSPDSLVYKGIMKGGPEIAVISLCIKEQQWTGYLELYFQREVADLARLNNENAGKLLGYCKESTPFTRMLVIEYASNGTLYEHLHYGDGCQLSWTRRMKIVTGIARGLKYLHTELEPPFTISELNSSSVYLTEEFSPKLVDFESWKSILARSEKNSGSIGSQGAICVLPHSLEGRHLDVQGNIYAFGVLLLEIISGRPPYCKDKGRLVDWAKDFLELPEALAYVVDPELKHFRFEDLKVICEVVKLCIHPDPTKQPSMQELSTILESGIDTTISADLKASSLAWAELALAS